Proteins encoded in a region of the Planococcus citri chromosome 1, ihPlaCitr1.1, whole genome shotgun sequence genome:
- the lilli gene encoding dentin sialophosphoprotein isoform X1: MKAGNYSMKAVADLSSKSGYERERLREREREARAQMTYEADQRASQDMMNSAPLFGEIVRVNPKSNDKERQQIERKLGRFEDVKHLLADQDVTNLFGVDGQPPPSPAPSISSSSSSSIVGHEFKKPNACLQTHQTKSSHHHHHHHHHHSSSSAQRNSFAKPSVEAKMSYTNRGNFYPGGSSASAKHGNVTSINNVSSTFSTKNGGSNIAPNLSLSGGNSNSLSATNYHYGGAASGKNSSSMSHDYASRIQHSMAKNLPKLNCEVRDSLRGLDSNDDHASISQTNVENILDEMTSGVRTPLTAIAATPRKEVESKFTFNPISGKVESLLPLPRTSIDKGSKTSTANNALGPTVGRSSFMPSSSAFRNDQVTNVLQPYCLTSPVLPSAGGSNAVARNGGYAYPASTALVASSSANKERMDSSVVLPNLKSDLSLSEDTDDGDGAENDNDEDDNDCDDEDDDDDEDDDDDEDDEDERRIRGRRQHSKSASATDEKDCNKYKIAAAAAVAGGSAFTTKKEPMSTPPKMDDMRKDEAGAASEMRNSSSSDDSDSDSGSESEDSSSDSPSPPSLPLPVVTEQEESKHRWNLKNFLPPSAHGNSAPTSAHNSQQQTNHRENCEKSKTDDSDSSTGSRRVKSRQSSCSSSDSDDNSARSRASSRKPATDKAKASSNVGFVKNSGASTSSMTGSVDDGGGGSGRRKYRLRSSSYSQSSDDDSDRALPYVASNSVRNKGIPVASSSSNVSTAISGGSGGNVAVAASSVAGSLNCANSFATNGSSNAAGNAGCGNVTVVGVVRPHQRKPPSPQIFHHNGRNHNTSGLRDLSPATNGERFAAFVPQRSLHSSSATGNAAPEPQCDLSASHSENSMVLKNAVNRSLINDHYQQARNSNHANSITKVVNSPKLSGKASLTAVNSNVDSAKTGALASNDKSSLPTSNKTSKVGRKSKSPALAASNESPIKKKKGRKSKVKVPADGTDSDEDTPKTKPVPEKRRPGRPPSKRNDNAAEDADWNSSSRRKMADKFPSTAANVWCDRERRRSSIRSSFTTVDSDSEIEFPTATVKPTARVMPAVKRKEGGGSVRINRDSSCESMRNANDFNAVSDGIKGASVGVAKAQESPPKLDVECIAVQDKKKSDTLRKLFSRREEGGGKSGGKGKGGKGKCGVIVMESEVERKLLQRSSVVSPTSMASPPPPSPPPPQQSSSSSSSLNLPKMQDHIPDMASSPNLAPNDGGVGGSGNGVDSRYSEMSCIPSSAMDSGCSSTKIVNNNVGNTNIGSSSSSSSNHHYHHHHHHHHHHPNSGSGSGGGGNNSNETGVERIPKLTFNEAGKPSLICKIDLSKIPYILAKKRSEEIRIKSELPDTRQSSTNATLDSGTSAAGTSVMDMGNVPLIESITDRRRNSDYVASMTAAATSTVTPTCVMNTDTAPSVADMQQNDPHRERNKQHTRVASPVSSSHSRKKHSSKKAKSTKRKRYENEQEAVTVSSSPPPLPPTGQVAEEDDAVSIFATTTSTVHTPSVDTTDMDSSLSSDSEAKKHSAAAVGANLARSTNKNKKMSTASAPPDSAVHNNLLASCYPINLSDVQHTNVNAAVDAPSSGDDESWNSSDSSSCSNCSASSASCHDAGGSTSEKFSTKMGKRSSQYRGGGCGKKKKKKLRNEHSQRHSASVESGSAGGGGGAGAMNLMHLPNSGSGHERNAINEPTPTFNGYHQVAINDLVRPNVLTHHGIYYSYLEHKASEEINSESDNVSPNLYLMEAKRLKHAADTERDLVAQGMQYLEAILSFVLTGHVLERKNQMDTAFNMYSETLKLIVYISKKFRTLCANVTPSSIPNKIAILSLRCESILNLKLYTMRENEVKDVHNAVAEYFNKSVAVEACLISNPAGIPSPHSPTPSPASSVGSNSSGYSTGDRRSAGVSQCIAVPVNLHIALQKQHNFYSNLIASFSYWEEADKLIFSGGNKDFFIELDRFCGPLTLHSSLKDLVHYVRVGIQRLKAIISHNHGV; the protein is encoded by the exons ATGAAAGCGGGCAATTATTCGATGAAAGCAGTCGCGGATCTAAGTTCGAAATCTGG TTATGAACGAGAACGTTTGAGAGAACGCGAAAGAGAGGCTCGAGCTCAGATGACCTATGAAGCAGATCAACGTGCATCTCAAGATATGATGAATTCGGCGCCTCTATTCGGCGAAATTGTTCGC GTGAATCCAAAATCCAACGACAAAGAAAGACAACAAATCGAACGTAAATTAGGTCGATTCGAAGATGTCAAACACCTGTTAGCAGATCAAGACGTGACAAATCTTTTCGGCGTCGATGGACAGCCTCCACCCAGTCCGGCGCCCAGCATTTCTTCGAGCAGCTCGTCGTCGATCGTCGGTCACGAATTTAAAAAACCCAACGCCTGCCTTCAGACTCATCAGACGAAATCTTCgcatcatcaccatcaccatcatcatcatcattccaGCAGCAGCGCTCAAAG AAACTCTTTCGCCAAGCCCAGCGTCGAGGCCAAAATGTCGTACACGAATCGTGGCAATTTTTACCCCGGTGGTTCGTCAGCGTCAGCTAAACACGGCAACGTTACGTCTATCAACAACGTATCTTCGACGTTTTCGACCAAAAATGGCGGCTCAAACATAGCCCCAAATTTGTCACTAAGTGGCGGCAACAGTAATTCGCTCTCCGCGACCAATTATCATTACGGCGGTGCCGCATCCGGTAAGAATTCGTCGTCTATGAGTCACGATTACGCAAGCAGAATTCAGCACTCGATGGCGAAGAATTTGCCTAAGCTCAACTGCGAG GTACGAGATTCTTTGCGAGGTTTGGATTCTAACGACGATCATGCATCCATTTCCCAAACCAAtgtggaaaatattttggac GAAATGACTTCCGGAGTTAGAACACCGCTGACCGCAATCGCAGCTACACCGCGTAAAGAAGTGGAATCCAAATTCACTTTTAATCCGATTTCTGGAAAG gTCGAGTCTTTACTGCCGTTACCGAGAACATCGATCGATAAGG GTAGCAAAACGAGTACCGCGAATAATGCATTAGGACCTACAGTCGGGCGCAGCTCTTTCATGCCTTCTTCTTCGGCTTTTCGAAACGACCAAGTTACAAATGTGTTGCAGCCGTATTGTTTGACGAGTCCCGTATTACCTTCTGCGGGCGGTAGTAACGCTGTTGCCAGGAATGGCGGTTACGCTTATCCGGCATCCACCGCCTTAGTCGCTTCGTCATCTGCCAACAAAGAACGAATGGATTCGAGCGTCGTGTTGCC GAATTTGAAATCGGATCTCAGTTTGTCCGAGGATACGGACGATGGCGATGGCGCAGAAAATGACAACGACGAGGACGACAACGATTGCGACGAcgaagatgacgacgacgatgaagacgatgacgacgatgaagaTGACGAAGATGAACGGCGAATTCGAGGACGACGCCAGCATTCAAAGAGCGCTAGTGCGACGGACGAAAAAGACTGTAACAAg TACAAGATAGCGGCAGCAGCAGCAGTGGCTGGTGGTTCGGCTTTCACTACTAAAAAAGAGCCTATGTCGACGCCTCCTAAAATGGATGA TATGCGGAAAGACGAAGCTGGTGCGGCGAGCGAGATGAGAAATTCGTCCTCCAGCGACGACAGCGACTCCGATTCTGGTTCAGAGAGCGAAGACTCGAGCAGCGATTCGCCTTCACCTCCGTCGTTACCATTACCGGTGGTTACCGAACAGGAGGAAAGCAAACATcgttggaatttgaaaaatttcttgccTCCGTCGGCGCACGGTAATTCCGCGCCAACCTCCGCTCATAATTCGCAG CAGCAGACCAATCATCGCGAGAATTGCGAAAAATCGAAAACGGACGATTCGGACAGTTCGACTGGTAGCCGGAGAGTAAAATCTAGACAAAGTTCGTGCAGTTCGTCGGATTCGGATGATAATAGCGCCAGGTCGCGCGCTTCGTCGCGTAAGCCGGCCACCGACAAAGCTAAAGCGAGTTCCAACGTCGGCTTCGTCAAGAATAGCGGCGCTAGCACGTCCTCGATGACCGGTTCCGTTGATGACGGCGGTGGTGGCAGCGGTCGACGAAAGTACAGACTTCGGTCATCTTCGTATTCGCAGTCCTCGGACGACGATTCGGATCGAGCTTTGCCTTACGTCGCTTCGAATTCTGTTCGCAACAAGGGTATTCCCGTCGCTAGCAGCAGCAGCAACGTCTCTACCGCAATATCCGGCGGTAGCGGCGGCAATGTGGCGGTGGCGGCTTCGTCAGTCGCCGGATCTTTGAATTGCGCCAATAGTTTCGCGACCAACGGCAGCAGCAACGCTGCCGGTAATGCCGGTTGCGGAAACGTAACGGTGGTTGGTGTGGTAAGGCCGCATCAAAGAAAACCACCGTCGCCGCAGATCTTCCATCACAACGGTAGAAATCACAACACGAGCGGACTGCGTGATCTATCTCCCGCCACCAACGGCGAACGCTTCGCCGCGTTCGTGCCGCAGCGATCGCTGCATTCGAGTAGCGCTACCGGTAACGCGGCGCCCGAACCGCAGTGCGATCTATCGGCCAGCCATTCGGAAAACAGCATGGTCTTGAAAAACGCCGTCAACAGATCTCTAATCAACGACCATTATCAGCAGGCTCGCAATAGCAATCACGCTAACAGCATTACCAAAGTCGTCAACAGCCCCAAACTGTCCGGCAAAGCGAGTCTCACTGCCGTCAATAGTAACGTCGACAGCGCCAAAACAGGCGCCCTCGCTTCCAACGACAAGTCGAGCTTGCCGACGTCGAATAAAACCTCCAAGGTCGGCCGCAAATCTAAATCTCCAGCGTTAGCAGCTTCCAACGAATCTCCGATCAAGAAAAAGAAAGGACGTAAAAGTAAGGTCAAAGTGCCAGCAGATGGAACCGACAGCGACGAGGATACGCCCAAA ACTAAACCGGTTCCGGAGAAGAGGAGGCCTGGTCGACCGCCTTCGAAGCGTAACGATAACGCAGCCGAAGATGCGGACTGGAATTCGAGTTCGAGGCGTAAAATGGCGGATAAATTTCCCAGCACGGCGGCGAACGTTTGGTGTGATCGCGAAAGACGTCGGAGTAGTATACGAAGCAGTTTTACCACCGTAGATTCGGACAGCGAAATAGAATTTCCAACGGCGACGGTAAAACCTACGGCTCGCGTAATGCCGGCTGTCAAGCGGAAGGAAGGCGGCGGCAGCGTACGCATCAATCGTGACTCCAGTTGCGAGTCGATGAGAAACGCCAACGATTTCAACGCTGTATCAGATGGCATCAAGGGTGCCAGCGTCGGCGTGGCTAAAGCGCAAGAAAGTCCTCCCAAGCTGGACGTCGAATGTATAGCTGTTCAAGATAAAAAGAAGAGCGACACGTTGAGAAAGTTATTTTCGCGACGCGAAGAAGGCGGTGGCAAAAGTGGCGGCAAGGGCAAAGGGGGTAAAGGAAAGTGCGGCGTCATCGTGATGGAATCCGAAGTTGAGCGCAAACTGTTGCAACGGTCGTCGGTGGTTAGTCCTACTTCGATGGCCTCGCCACCACCACCGTCGCCGCCACCACCGCAgcagtcgtcgtcgtcttcttcttcgttgaatttaccaaaaatgcaagATCACATTCCGGACATGGCGTCTTCGCCTAATTTAGCGCCAAACGACGGCGGCGTAGGTGGAAGCGGAAACGGTGTTGACAGCAGGTATTCGGAAATGTCGTGTATTCCGTCTTCGGCGATGGATAGCGGCTGCTCGtctaccaaaattgtcaacaacaACGTCGGCAATACTAATATTGGTagtagcagcagcagcagcagtaaTCATCACTACCAccatcatcaccatcaccatcatcatcatccaaatagcggcagcggcagcggcGGCGGTGGCAACAACAGCAATGAAACCGGCGTCGAACGTATCCCCAAATTAACATTCAACGAGGCTGGCAAGCCTTCGTTAATATGTAAAATCGACCTGAGCAAGATACCTTATATTTTAGCGAAGAAACGATCGGAAGAAATTCGGATTAAATCCGAACTACCCGACACCAGGCAATCTTCGACAAACGCTACGCTAGACAGCGGCACTAGTGCGGCGGGTACGTCTGTCATGGATATGGGTAATGTGCCTTTGATCGAATCGATTACGGATCGCCGTCGTAATAGCGATTATGTCGCTTCGATGACTGCAGCAGCAACGTCTACCGTCACGCCTACATGTGTCATGAATACGGATACGGCGCCGTCGGTGGCGGACATGCAACAAAATGACCCGCATCGCGAGCGTAATAAACAACATACGAGGGTAGCGTCGCCGGTGTCGTCGTCGCATTCGCGTAAAAAGCATTCGTCCAAGAAAGCGAAAAGCACCAAACGTAAACGTTACGAGAATGAGCAGGAAGCGGTGACGGTTTCGTCATCGCCGCCGCCACTGCCGCCGACTGGTCAAGTTGCCGAAGAAGATGACGCGGTTTCGATATTCGCGACCACCACGTCCACCGTTCATACGCCTTCGGTGGACACGACTGATATGGATTCTTCGTTATCGAGCGATTCGGAAGCCAAAAAGCATTCCGCTGCCGCTGTCGGCGCCAACCTCGCGCGTTCCAccaataaaaataagaaaatgtctACCGCATCCGCGCCTCCCGATTCCGCCGTGCATAACAATCTATTGGCATC GTGCTATCCTATCAATTTGAGCGACGTTCAACACACGAATGTGAACGCTGCGGTTGATGCGCCGAGTTCGGGAGACGACGAATCGTGGAATAGCTCGGATAGCAGCAGTTGCAGTAACTGCTCGGCGTCGTCGGCCTCTTGTCACGATGCCGGTGGCAGTACCAGTGAAAAATTCTCCACCAAAATGGGCAAACGCTCTTCTCAATATCGCGGCGGCGGTTGCggcaagaagaaaaagaaaaagctgcGAAACGAACATTCGCAACGTCACTCCGCTTCG GTGGAAAGTGGCAGTGCtggcggcggtggcggcgcGGGCGCGATGAATTTGATGCACTTACCAAACAGCGGTAGCGGTCACGAAAGAAACGCCATTAACGAGCCGACGCCCACGTTCAACGGCTATCACCAAGTGGCCATTAACGATTTAGTTCGACCTAACGTGCTTACGCATCACGGTATCTATTATTCTTACCTGGAACATAAAGCCTCCGAAGAAATTAATTCCGAATCGGACAA CGTGAGCCCTAATTTATATCTGATGGAAGCCAAACGTCTGAAACATGCGGCCGATACGGAAAGAGATCTGGTTGCGCAAGGAATGCAGTATTTGGAAGCGATTCTGTCGTTCGTGCTGACTGGGCACGTGTTGGAACGTAAAAATCAAATGGACACCGCCTTCAATATGTACAGCGAAACTTTGAAACTGATTGT GtatatttcgaagaaatttcgTACTTTATGCGCTAACGTTACCCCGTCCAGCATACCGAATAAGATTGCCATATTAAG CTTACGATGCGAatccattttgaatttaaagttGTACACGATGCGGGAAAACGAGGTTAAAGACGTACACAACGCAGTCGCCGAGTATTTCAACAAG TCGGTCGCGGTCGAAGCGTGTTTGATTTCGAATCCGGCTGGCATTCCGAGTCCGCATTCGCCAACCCCTTCGCCAGCCAGTTCAGTCGGAAGTAATTCGTCCGGCTACAGTACCGGCGATCGCAGATCGGCCGGGGTATCCCAGTGCATCGCCGTTCCAGTCAATCTTCACATCGCCCTGCAGAAGCAGCATAACTTCTACTCGAATTTAATCGCGTCTTTCAGCTACTGGGAAGAAGCGGATAAACTCATATTTTCTGGTGGAAATAAAG ATTTCTTCATCGAATTGGACAGATTTTGCGGACCGCTTACCTTACACAGTTCTTTAAAAGATCTCGTGCATTACGTACGTGTCGGTATTCAGAGACTGAAAGCCATCATAAGTCACAATCACGGCGTATGA